TGAGGCACTACAACAGCGAAACTGAGCAAGAAATCATTGAATGATGGGCATTGCACTGCAAGCCAAGTTGTATAGCATTCATACTCCTTGCTTTCATCCCAGAAGAACACAATTACTCTCAATCACTTTGCTTTGGTTCTGGGTGGAAAGCAACCATCAGTCCATAGAGTCCTAGGACTTCAGGCTCGTTTTTCTGCTGCGCAGATGGATCTTCAACATGTCGGTTGCAGGCAGATGTTTTCAGATCATCTCTTAGTATTTTTTTGCGTCCTTCAAACAGAGCTGTGGttccagttccttttttttttctttgccaccatcttgtactttaaaaatagcttcGCAATAACAATGTGTTATGGATTACGCAGTCCTGGCGTTCCAGCTGGTGCTGGCCCAGACCAGCAGCTCAACCCGGGCAGAGAcctctgcagctgttctgcagcatgaCCACACCAACGCGGTGCTCGCGGCCGCTTCGCTCTTCGTAGATCATTGACCGCGGGTTGCAGTCAGAGGGAGGAACCCCTCCCACGGAGGCAggggctctgcaggcagagtgGGAGGCTGTTTGGGAGGTGTCAGGGCACAGGGAGCCAGCAGGGACCCAGTGGGGTAGCGCAGGGCCCGTGGTGCTGGCTGTGGGCGTGCAGGCTGCTCCACTGTGTGCCGGCAGGACACAGCCTGCGCGCAGCGAGTGGGAGCGCAATGCAAATGGTGGAGGGCAGGAAATGCCTTCACTCACCTGTGGGCTCACCTGTGGTTAATCTTTAATGCAGGGCAGTTTGAATGCCCACAGAACGCCACAGATCCTGCTGTGGTTCGGGAGGGGAAGGTTTAACCACGGCCCTCGGCCATGGGGGGGGACCCACGCTGCGCCCATcggggctgagagctgggagctgggctgacCCTGCGGGATGCGTTGTGCAGCACCGGCGTTTGGGCAAGCATTCCTGCTTGAAAGGAGCAGGAAGCAGCGAGCTGACAGGTGAGAGAAATCTGCTTCTGTGCCTCTGAAAGGGATAAGGGCTCGATGCACCGCTGCGAGCAGGGCGGTCGGCGCGGGATGGCTGCGGTGCCTGGGAATGCCTGGGGAGGTCCTGCATTCCTGTGCATGTCTGCCCATGTTCGGCTCTTTGTAGCCCCTCTGGGATGGGACAGGGACACAAAAAGCACTTTAGATCATTTGAAAACGGACCCACATGGTTCTATGGGTGGAAATAGAGGGAAAAACCTGTCTGGCAGAAGTTCCAGGGGGGGTCACAACCCTGGGGGTGGTGGTTGTGTGTCAGCCACATCCAGGATACCCAGCAGCACTCGAGCTGGCTGTATTCCGACTTAACAAGGAGCTCTCGGAAACTGATCTGGACAGATCAAGGCATTGTATTGTTCCATCAAGTGGGGCTGACAGTTGCCCACTGTCTGCCACAAAGCAAGCCGTGATGACTGCATGCCTTCTTGTGACAGTGTGTAAAACAGAGAACAGGATCCGACCTGTTGCACGGTGCATGTGGAGGGACAGAGAAGGTGCATGTGGAGGGACGGAgaaggtgtttttctttcagacacAGTTCATGAGGGTTGACAGAGAAAGATGAACAGATTCCTCTGTGCAGCAAAATGCCCCAAGGGAGGCCCTCAGGAACGGCTCCGTTTGGAGACCAGCTGCAAAGAGGACGTTGCACACACCAACATTTGCGTGTCGGTGGGTGGGCACGGGTTAACACACGGCATTATTTATCCTGCGCTCTTTCTCATACCGAGCAGAACGGGGCTGACGCCGGGAGCAGCGGCACCATGTACGAGCTCAATGAAAGCAGCTTCGACCCCATCACCTTCGTCCTGACCGGTATCCCGGGCATGGAGGAGTCCCACATCTGGATCTCCGTCCCTTTCTGTCTGATGTACATCACCGCGGTGCTCAGCAACTCCGTCCTCCTCTTTGTCATCGCCACGGAGAGGAGCCTCCACGAGCCCATGTACCTCTTCCTCGCCATGCTGGCCGTGTCCGACCTGATGCTTTCGACCACGACGGTGCCCAAAATGCTGGCCATCTTCTGGTTCAGCGCCAGAGAGATTTCCTTCGACGCCTGCATCACTCAGATGTTCTTCACTCACTTCAGCTTCATCGTGGAGTCGTCCGTCCTGCTGGCCATGGCCTTCGACCGCTACGTGGCCGTGTGCGACCCGCTGCGCTACGCGTCCACGCTGACCCCCTCGGTGATCGGGAAGATTGCGCTGACGGCCGTGCTCCGGGGCTTCTGCATCATGTTCCCTCCCATCTTCCTGCTGAAGCGGCTGCCCTACTGCGGACACAACGTCATGCCCCACACCTACTGCGAGCACATGGGCATTGCCCGCCTGGCCTGCGCCGACATCAGGGCCAA
The Numida meleagris isolate 19003 breed g44 Domestic line chromosome 1, NumMel1.0, whole genome shotgun sequence genome window above contains:
- the LOC110391949 gene encoding olfactory receptor 52B2-like, which gives rise to MYELNESSFDPITFVLTGIPGMEESHIWISVPFCLMYITAVLSNSVLLFVIATERSLHEPMYLFLAMLAVSDLMLSTTTVPKMLAIFWFSAREISFDACITQMFFTHFSFIVESSVLLAMAFDRYVAVCDPLRYASTLTPSVIGKIALTAVLRGFCIMFPPIFLLKRLPYCGHNVMPHTYCEHMGIARLACADIRANVWYGLTTALLSSGLDVVLIAISYGLILRTVFQLPSPEARLKTLSTCGSHLCVILMFYMPAFFSFLTHRFGHSIPGHVHILLANLYVVVPPMLNPIVYGVRTRQIRERVARLLCPAGQCPRPGCGSRC